In Phocoena phocoena chromosome 8, mPhoPho1.1, whole genome shotgun sequence, the following are encoded in one genomic region:
- the LOC136126833 gene encoding LOW QUALITY PROTEIN: olfactory receptor 4P4-like (The sequence of the model RefSeq protein was modified relative to this genomic sequence to represent the inferred CDS: substituted 1 base at 1 genomic stop codon), with translation MENNNNITEFILLGLSQKKEIEVVCFLLFLLCYIAILIGKLLVMISITCSQLINQPLYFFLSYLSLSDLCYASTVTPKVITDLLAVKKTISYNGCLTQLFTMHFLAGIEVFTLTGMAYDRYVAICKPLHYTVIVTRQKCGAMIAASCAGGFLHSFGQFLLVIFLPYCGPNEIDHYFCDVYPLLKLACTDTSRIGLLVIASSGLMSLVIFVVLLISYAMILYTVRSYSVKNRRKALSTCSSHITVVALFFAPLFFIYIXPATTLPEDKVFTLFYTIIAPMLNPLIYTLRNMEMKKAIKKLWCHITGRKEMN, from the coding sequence atggaaaataataataacatcacGGAATTTATTCTCTTAGGACTTTctcagaaaaaggaaattgaagtCGTCTGTTTTTTACTGTTCTTGCTTTGTTACATTGCAATTTTGATCGGAAAACTACTTGTCATGATTTCTATCACCTGCAGTCAACTTATTAACCAGCCTCTGTATTTCTTCCTGAGTTACCTCTCTCTCTCAGACCTTTGCTATGCCTCCACTGTGACCCCCAAGGTGATCACTGACTTGCTGGCAGTAAAGAAGACCATTTCCTACAATGGCTGCCTGACACAGCTCTTTACCATGCACTTCCTCGCGGGGATCGAGGTCTTCACCCTCACAGGGATGGCCTATGACCGCTatgtggccatctgcaagccccTGCATTACACTGTCATCGTGACCAGACAGAAGTGTGGTGCCATGATCGCTGCTTCCTGTGCTGGGGGATTCCTGCATTCCTTTGGTCAGTTTCTCCTGGTCATCTTTTTACCCTACTGTGGTCCCAATGAAATAGATCATTACTTctgtgatgtgtatcctttgctGAAACTGGCCTGCACTGACACCAGCAGAATCGGTCTCCTGGTCATTGCCAGTTCGGGCCTGATGAGCCTGGTGATTTTTGTGGTCTTGTTGATATCATACGCTATGATCTTATATACTGTCAGGTCCTACTCTGTAAAGAATCGCCGCAAAGCTCTCTCCACCTGCAGTTCCCACATCACTGTGGTGGCCCTCTTTTTTGctcctttattctttatttatatttgacCAGCAACTACTTTACCAGAAGACAAAGTGTTCACTCTTTTTTATACTATCATTGCTCCCATGCTCAACCCTCTAATCTACACACTGAGAAACATGGAGATGAAGAAAGCCATAAAGAAACTATGGTGCCATAttacaggaagaaaggaaatgaactgA